The following are encoded together in the Theileria orientalis strain Shintoku DNA, chromosome 1, complete genome genome:
- a CDS encoding heat-shock protein, with translation MHRGKIITSLLSRQLRTKTNAVKHLNSGKNGYTITLNNYLSSNYGSNGSIPINSLPNELIKSNRRFYSTSSEGDTYEFKAETQKLLQIVAHSLYTDKEVFVRELISNSSDALEKLRFLESTREGLSSSKVDPDVGYKIRISVDPKTKTFTIEDTGVGMSKEEIVNNLGTIAKSGSLEFLEDPTLNAKDKANAIIGQFGVGFYSSFVVSNRVEVFTRSYDPEKGEKGYHWSSDGTGSFTLKEVANLPRGTKIICYLKDDCLLFCNASNVKKVAEKFSSFINFPLYIQEKDKDVEITTQKPLWVEKKSSEEEHTKFFRFLSNTSWGEPMYTLNFHSDSPLSIKSLFYIPEDAPNRMFQPSNELGVSLYSRKVLIKKSADDIIPKWLFFVKGVIDCEDMPLNVSRENMQDNQLITKLSNTVVTKLLKFLQQESKKDLDKYLKFYNKYSYYLKEGAMDEYYKSGKHKEMLLSLLRYENTLSEGLMSLDEYMETMKPEQKNIYYFCTTNRQMGLNSPYMETFKSKKVNVLLMYDEIDQFLSMNIQNYKDKKFVSIDSPEEDFEFEKSEEEEKASEVAKSEEKLDEDKKKELIEFFKETLGSKVNSVKFSDRLVDSPAMITGFLSPALRKVMKATMKGSGEESLSNLPCTLELNPRHSLNEKLSHLITKNPEVAKLLANQMYDNASIAAGVVDDPRVMLPRLNDLLDVTAEFAYNKEQ, from the exons ATGCATAGGGGCAAAATTATTACTTCTTTGTTGAGCCGTCAACTCAGAACAAAAACTAATGCAgttaaacatttaaatagTGGAAAGAACGGTTACACTATCACTTTGAATAACTATTTGAGCTCAAATTATGGGTCGAATGGCAGCATCCCTATTAATAGTTTGCCAAACGAATTGATTAAATCCAATAGAAGATTCTATTCAACTTCTTCAGAAGGAGAT ACCTATGAGTTTAAGGCGGAGACCCAGAAGCTTTTACAGATAGTAGCCCATTCATTGTACACAGACAAGGAGGTGTTCGTAAGGGAGCTGATCAGTAACTCGAGCGACGCACTGGAAAAGCTGAGATTCCTAGAATCAACGAGGGAGG GTTTATCCTCATCCAAAGTGGACCCGGATGTGGGCTACAAGATAAGGATTTCAGTGGACCCGAAGACGAAAACGTTCACAATAGAG GATACGGGAGTTGGAATGAGCAAAGAGGAGATCGTGAATAACCTGGGAACGATAGCGAAGTCAGGGTCTCTGGAGTTTTTGGAGGACCCGACGCTGAACGCGAAGGATAAGGCTAACGCAATAATAGGGCAGTTCGGAGTGGGCTTCTACAGTTCGTTCGTCGTGTCGAACAGAGTGGAGGTGTTCACAAGAAGCTATGACCCGGAGAAGGGAGAGAAGGGGTACCACTGGTCGTCAGACGGAACGGGCTCGTTCACACTGAA GGAAGTGGCTAACCTGCCGAGGGGAACGAAGATCATCTGTTACCTGAAGGACGACTGCCTGCTTTTCTGCAACGCGTCGAACGTCAAGAAGGTGGCGGAGAAGTTCTCGTCGTTCATAAACTTCCCACTGTACATCCAGGAGAAGGACAAGGACGTGGAGATAACGACGCAGAAGCCACTTTGGGTGGAGAAGAAGTCGTCGGAAGAGGAGCACACGAAGTTTTTCAGATTCCTGAGCAACACGAGTTGGGGAGAGCCGATGTACACGCTCAACTTCCACTCGGACTCGCCGCTGTCGATAAAGTCGCTATTCTACATCCCGGAAGACGCGCCGAACAGGATGTTCCAGCCGTCAAATGAGCTGGGAGTGTCGCTGTACTCGAG GAAGGTGCTGATTAAAAAGAGCGCGGACGATATAATACCCAAGTGGCTATTTTTCGTCAAGGGAGTGATAGACTGCGAAGATATGCCGCTGAACGTAAGCAGGGAGAATATGCAGGACAACCAGCTGATAACGAAGCTGTCGAACACGGTGGTGACCAAGTTGCTGAAGTTCCTGCAACAAGAG AGTaagaaggacctggacaAGTACCTCAAGTTCTATAACAAGTACAGTTATTACCTGAAGGAGGGCGCGATGGACGAATACTATAAGAGCGGCAAACACAAGGAGATGTTATTATCGCTACTGAG ATATGAAAACACATTGAGCGAGGGGTTGATGTCACTAGATGAATATATGGAAACGATGAAGCCAGAGCAGAAGAACATATACTACTTCTGCACGACTAATCGCCAG ATGGGTTTAAACAGTCCATACATGGAAActtttaaaagtaaaaaggtAAACGTGCTGTTGATGTACGACGAGATTGAccaatttttatcaatgaACATACAA AACTATAAGGATAAGAAGTTTGTGTCAATAGACTCACCGGAAGAGGATTTTGAGTTTGAGAAgagcgaagaagaagagaaggCATCAGAAGTTGCAAAGAGTGAAGAGAAGTTGGATGAGGataagaagaaggagctgatagAGTTCTTCAAGGAGACTCTGGGAAGTAAAGTTAATAGCGTTAAGTTCTCAGATAGACTGGTGGACTCACCAGCAATGATAACGGGCTTCCTGTCGCCAGCACTGAG AAAAGTGATGAAGGCGACGATGAAGGGAAGTGGCGAAGAGTCTCTGTCAAATCTGCCCTGCACACTGGAACTTAACCCGAGGCACAGCCTTAATGAAAAGCTCTCGCACCTGATAACGAAGAACCCAGAGGTGGCAAAGCTGCTTGCGAATCAGATGTACGATAACGCATCAATAGCAGCAGGAGTGGTGGACGACCCGAGAGTAATGCTGCCGAGGCTGAACGACCTGCTGGACGTAACGGCAGAATTCGCATACAACAAAGAACAGTAA
- a CDS encoding histone acetyltransferase, producing MKASHQSEHEGFAKIRSFKIKHVEVSEYMSVVTGVHVFFMRYETPLVNTYLLVPTREETDEGLPHTLEHLIFLGSKKYPFRGTLDLVSCKSLSSGTNAWTSVDHTAYTLSTAGLEGTLQMLPIFLDHILRPSLTEIGFMTDIHHVTSDGSSSGVAYCEMKSRENHPDEMMSFEALDKLYPGDSGYKRNTGGKLSGLRSTNIHRVRAFHKKFYNWSNLSIVLCGNVNDCESVLALVHDLEKSMDLGEGSNSVRSPKRKKTNIKADLESLYKGRTRVWDDPKHVEKLERSSRSTLYFPCEEEESGTFSVSWRGPRWDEFELARSVSIMGSYLVDSTASPLEKALIHTSDPCGSCVDFSIELLKESYFQLVIKDVPVKGKEVGSSKNNSNSSRGAKGGSNVSSGGKEEDSEGEEEEEGSEDGLSDSEKGDEGFSDREKDEEGSGGKESKVEGEKDKMEEVEERLRSELSKVYENKLDMERMRMLIRRGHYNYLRQIETCAHETLIDNLIGYVIYGERPEQLEQIIVDYEIVESLLEKDEDYWKKILHRYFIEPPSVSVKCIPSVERAKEIQEEERKLMENQIKKYGIDQLKKNKALVEEDLKKNKGGPPKEIVKQYSQCDSRKIELPTYPLYRNFKHTKNVSDDGTGTPKSFSDGAGSGTKKIESGEHGTSDTGSKRRRREELERFRSQLERVKYPIQVNNIPTDFVRIYMVFSTCKLELTEEEKKLLFMLCVLLFESNVYFGDKLVRSEEFISTLMENTTSYGCNLGLSSSALLPDAYSELLTLYFTCAADNYSKLLEILHNVLHRIKYDRTILTKHAKSLLNSFSKKKRSPKTMMKQLNNYLKVDSKSIRHLCSLGQQDKLLKETMSDTKGPGDLEDKLNKLHRKVFNVENMSVHLTADLDKLKGDWPQFWVDLGYEGKVDSSNVKGQPSTTKAERSDSQVLREYLGFEYGRDRQLKESTGYLSSLASTDVSHMCVSIPAPYGYNHPEYFTILTSCEYLTMTEGPLYRAIRGGGYAYHHRVSYLASQGEIQFVITEATDLINALRVTKESILKCLDPNVDIDQEMLAAKSSLIYRILSNEESLADYSQETYTNALRETDVDFNKHSAVQVKGRCTAILDSGTGKREDQRSVCEVLQATAGFRGSPEDAGVHRPESRSKKRLNTHTSLKQAENISNGFKTAQKGAEEPRVPEMVTKQVQYKDEHSDKTNHASSQKNNAESHALSIQKAREKSAILAKAREMFSQQFPTAYPMDYELWGKDVRNNSWRRCCVVHARYVVSKAEAFRPLDQSRQIESLNPHEYDYYIHWLGLDRRLDCWLSMESLRTLEQGPPKGAHVIHEVEQEFHHEHADDEYLREHEINTKLKTINRIKLGPYLVDTWYFSPYPEPFQNIDTLFICEFCLSFFRADEELSFHTTQCELRHPPGNEIYRDENLAMFEVDGAMSTVYCENLCFLSKLFLDHKSLRHTVVLFIFYIMTEFDENGYHITGYFSKEKHSKNNVSCILSLPQHQRKGYGKYLTAFSYLLSKKEGKTGTPERPLSDLGKASYMSYWSEVLLEILFDPKYESLSIQDLSQMTAFEPNDIISCLEELGLLHTLSNGSSVITILPEKKRELMSKSRTKTRKLYMDKLHWIPYDAHNELTPV from the exons ATGAAAGCTTCACATCAATCTGAGCATGAAGGATTTGCTAAAATCAgaagttttaaaataaagcaCGTTGAGGTGTCGGAGTACATGTCCGTGGTGACCGGAGTTCACGTGTTCTTCATGAGATACGAGACTCCGCTGGTCAACACATACCTCCTGGTTCCAACCAGAGAAGAGACTGACGAGGGACTGCCTCATACACTGGAACACCTGATATTTTTGGGCAGCAAAAAGTACCCCTTCAGAGGAACCCTGGACCTGGTGTCCTGCAAGTCGCTTTCCTCAGGAACAAACGCGTGGACAAGCGTCGACCACACAGCATACACACTGTCGACAGCAGGGCTGGAGGGAACCCTGCAAATGCTCCCGATATTCCTGGACCACATACTGAGGCCGTCGCTGACGGAAATAGGATTCATGACGGACATACATCACGTGACTTCGGACGGATCGAGTTCAGGAGTGGCGTACTGCGAGATGAAGTCGAGAGAGAATCACCCAGATGAAATGATGTCATTCGAAGCGTTGGATAAGCTGTACCCAGGAGACTCGGGCTATAAGCGTAACACGGGAGGGAAGTTGAGCGGGCTGAGGAGCACGAATATACACAGAGTGAGGGCCTTCCACAAAAAGTTCTACAACTGGAGCAACTTGTCAATTGTGCTCTGCGGAAACGTAAACGATTGTGAATCGGTGTTGGCACTGGTGCACGACTTGGAGAAGTCGATGGATTTGGGAGAAGGAAGTAACAGTGTCAGGTCGCcaaagaggaagaagacaAACATTAAAGCGGACTTAGAATCGTTGTATAAAGGCAGGACAAGAGTGTGGGATGACCCAAAGCACGTAGAAAAGTTGGAAAGGAGTTCACGGAGCACACTGTACTTCCCGtgcgaagaagaggagtcGGGAACATTTAGTGTCTCGTGGAGAGGGCCGAGGTGGGATGAGTTTGAACTGGCGAGATCAGTATCAATAATGGGCTCGTACCTGGTGGACTCGACAGCGTCGCCGCTGGAAAAGGCGCTGATACACACAAGTGACCCGTGCGGAAGTTGCGTGGATTTTTCAATAGAGCTTCTGAAGGAAAGTTACTTTCAACTGGTAATAAAGGACGTACCAGTGAAAGGAAAGGAAGTAGGAAGcagtaaaaacaatagtaatagtagtagagGCGCTAAAGGTGGTAGCAACGTTAGTAGTGGTGgcaaagaagaagatagtgaaggtgaagaagaggaagaaggtagTGAGGATGGACTAAGTGACAGCGAGAAGGGTGATGAGGGATTTAGTGACAGGGAAAAGGATGAGGAAGGTAGTGGAGGTAAAGAAAGCAAAGTTGAAGGggaaaaagataaaatggaGGAAGTAGAAGAAAGATTGAGGTCGGAGCTGTCGAAAGTTTATGAAAATAAGTTGGACATGGAAAGAATGAGGATGCTGATAAGAAGAGGACACTACAACTACCTGAGGCAAATAGAAACGTGTGCACACGAGACTCTGATAGACAATCTGATAGGATACGTAATATACGGAGAACGTCCAGAACAGTTGGAACAAATAATAGTGGATTATGAAATAGTGGAGAGTCTGCTGGAGAAGGATGAAGATTACTGGAAAAAAATACTGCATAGATACTTTATAGAGCCACCATCAGTATCAGTAAAGTGTATACCGAGCGTGGAAAGAGCAAAAGAAATACAGGAAGAGGAGAGGAAGTTGATGgaaaatcaaattaaaaagtacGGAATAGACCAGTTGAAGAAAAATAAGGCCCTGGTGGAAGAAGATTTGAAGAAAAATAAGGGAGGTCCCCCGAAGGAGATCGTGAAGCAGTATAGTCAGTGCGATAGCAGGAAGATAGAATTGCCAACATACCCACTGTATAGGAATTTTAAGCATACGAAGAATGTTAGTGATGATGGTACTGGTACGCCCAAATCTTTTTCTGATGGTGCTGGTAGTGGTACCAAAAAAATAGAGTCAGGAGAACATGGTACAAGTGATACTGGTAGCaaaaggaggagaagaGAGGAACTGGAAAGGTTCAGAAGTCAGTTGGAGAGAGTCAAGTATCCAATACAAGTGAACAACATTCCGACTGATTTCGTGAGAATATACATGGTGTTCTCGACGTGTAAGCTGGAACTGACCGAAGAGGAAAAAAAACTGCTCTTTATGCTGTGTGTGCTGCTTTTTGAgtcaaatgtgtacttCGGAGACAAGTTGGTGAGGTCGGAGGAGTTTATAAGCACGCTCATGGAGAACACGACTTCGTACGGGTGTAACCTGGGACTGTCGAGTTCAGCACTGCTGCCAGATGCATACTCGGAGCTGTTGACGCTCTACTTCACGTGCGCAGCTGACAACTACAGCAAGTTGCTGGAAATATTGCACAACGTGCTGCACAGAATTAAGTACGACAGAACGATCCTGACGAAGCACGCAAAGTCGCTGCTAAACTCGTTctcgaagaagaaaaggtcGCCGAAAACAATGATGAAGCAGTTGAACAATTATTTGAA GGTTGACAGTAAAAGTATAAGGCACCTGTGTAGTCTAGGACAGCAGGATAAGCTGTTGAAGGAGACAATGTCGGATACGAAGGGTCCAGGTGACCTGGAGGATAAACTGAATAAGTTGCACAGGAAAGTGTTTAACGTGGAAAACATGTCAGTGCACTTAACAGCAGATTTGGATAAGCTGAAGGGAGATTGGCCACAGTTCTGGGTGGACTTGGGTTATGAAGGAAAAGTGGACTCAAGCAATGTTAAGGGGCAGCCAAGTACGACTAAAGCAGAAAGGAGCGACAGTCAAGTTTTAAGAGAATACTTAGGGTTTGAATACGGCAGAGATAGGCAGTTGAAGGAGTCGACGGGGTACCTATCGTCGTTGGCGTCAACAGATGTATCGCACATGTGCGTGTCAATTCCAGCACCTTATGGATACAATCACCCGGAATACTTTACAATACTGACGTCATGTGAATATTTGACAATGACAGAAG GGCCGTTGTATAGAGCAATCAGGGGAGGAGGTTATGCGTACCATCATAGAGTGTCGTATTTGGCATCCCAGGGAGAAATACAGTTCGTGATAACAGAAGCAAcggatttaataaat GCACTGAGAGTGACGAAGGAGTCAATACTCAAGTGTTTAGATCCAAACGTGGATATCGACCAGGAGATGTTGGCAGCAAAGTCAAGTTTAATATACAGAATACTGAG CAACGAGGAGAGTCTGGCGGATTATAGCCAAGAGACGTACACGAACGCACTGAGGGAAACGGATGTCGATTTCAACAAACACTCAGCAGTGCAGGTAAAGGGCAGATGTACAGCGATTCTAGATTCAGGAACTGGAAAACGAGAAGATCAGAGAAGTGTTTGCGAAGTACTTCAAGCAACTGCTGGATTTCGAGGGTCCCCCGAAGACGCTGGCGTGCATCGCCCCGAAAGCAGAAGTAAGAAAAGgctaaatacacacacatctTTGAAACAGGCGGAAAACATATCAAACGGGTTCAAAACT GCCCAAAAAGGAGCCGAGGAGCCTAGAGTCCCGGAGATGGTGACAAAGCAGGTACAGTACAAAGATGAGCATTCCGATAAAACCAATCACGCCTCATCCCAAAAAAATAACGCAGAATCCCACGCCCTGTCGATACAGAAGGCCAGGGAAAAGAGCGCAATACTTGCCAAGGCCAGGGAGATGTTTTCACAGCAG TTCCCGACGGCGTATCCCATGGACTACGAGCTTTGGGGCAAGGACGTCAGGAATAACAGCTGGAGAAGGTGCTGCGTGGTCCACGCGAGGTACGTTGTGAGCAAAGCAGAGGCGTTTAGGCCGCTGGACCAGAGCAGGCAGATCGAGTCTCTGAACCCGCACGAATACGACTACTACATTCACTGGCTCGGCCTGGACCGCAGGCTGGACTGCTGGCTCTCCATGGAGAGCCTGCGGACGCTGGAGCAGGGCCCTCCCAAGGGCGCCCACGTGATCCACGAGGTGGAGCAGGAGTTCCACCACGAGCACGCAG ACGACGAGTACTTGCGGGAGCACGAGATAAacacgaagctgaagacgaTAAACAGGATTAAGCTGGGCCCGTACCTGGTGGACACCTGGTACTTCTCGCCGTACCCGGAGCCGTTTCAGAACATCGACACGCTGTTCATCTGCGAGTTCTGCCTGTCGTTTTTCAG GGCCGACGAGGAGCTCTCGTTTCACACCACGCAGTGTGAATTGCGTCATCCCCCGGGGAATGAAATATACAG GGATGAAAACCTCGCCATGTTTGAGGTGGATGGAGCCATGAGCACAGTATACTGTGAAAATCTATGTTTCCTGTCAAAGTTGTTTCTGGATCACAAGAGTCTGAG gCACACCGTTGTGCTTTTCATCTTTTACATCATGACTGAGTTTGATGAGAACGGATACCACATCACCGGGTACTTTTCGAAGGAAAAACACTCAAAGAACAACGTATCGTGTATATTATCGTTGCCTCAG CATCAGAGAAAGGGATACGGAAAGTACCTGACGGCCTTCAGCTATCTGCTATCGAAGAAGGAGGGGAAGACTGGCACGCCCGAGAGGCCGTTATCTGACCTCGGAAAGGCGTCCTACATGTCTTACTGGTCAGAGGTGCTGCTGGAGATACTATTTGACCCGAAGTACGAGAGTCTATCCATCCAA GACCTGTCCCAAATGACTGCATTTGAGCCGAATGATATTATCAGCTGTCTGGAGGAGCTTGGACTTTTACACACCCTGTCCAACGGTAGCTCTGTGATCACCATTTTGCCCGAGAAGAAGAGGGAGTTGATGTCAAAATCGCGGACCAAGACCAGGAAACTGTACATGGATAAGCTGCACTGGATTCCCTATGACGCTCACAATGAGCTGACCCCAGTGTAA
- a CDS encoding clathrin assembly protein — translation MIKFFLVISRQCKVRLSKWFMPVSSKERNSIVQDLSHMVVNRHLKQCNILEWRDFKLVFRRYASLYFIVCVEKDANELIVLEMIHQYVEILDNYFSQVCELDLVFNFDKAYHILDEVLIDGDIYESNQNSIVRNITAQDAMSEKTKGFSAKKVI, via the exons atgattaaatttttcCTCGTTATAAGTCGGCAGTGCAAGGTCAGGCTGTCGAAGTGGTTCATGCCCGTCAGCTCCAAGGAGAGGAACTCGATCGTCCAGGACCTGTCGCACATGGTCGTGAACCGGCACCTCAAACAGTGCAACATTCTCGAGTGGCGCGACTTCAAGCTCGTTTTCCGCAG GTACGCGAGCCTCTACTTCATCGTCTGCGTCGAGAAGGACGCCAACGAGCTCATCGTCCTCGAGATGATTCACCAGTACGTGGAGATCCTCGACAACTACTTCTCGCAGGTCTGCGAGCTCGATTTAGTCTTCAACTTCGACAAG GCCTACCACATTCTCGACGAGGTGCTCATCGACGGCGACATTTACGAGAGCAACCAGAACTCCATTGTCCGCAACATCACTGCTCAGGACGCGATGAGTGAGAAGACCAAGGGTTTTTCCGCCAAGAAGGTCATTTAG